From a single Bacillus pseudomycoides DSM 12442 genomic region:
- the lepB gene encoding signal peptidase I, with translation MEKSKKKEIVSWVKTIGITLGIALIVRGILFTPSLVQGESMMPTLENNERVLVNKIGFNVQGLNRFDIIVFHGKEGYDLVKRVIGLPGDTIEYKNDVLYVNGKAVDEPYLADYKDEVSKGKLTPDFTLEQKTGKTKVPEGQVFVLGDNRQVSKDSRMFGFVSEDQIVGKGEAVFWPLQQVRALH, from the coding sequence ATGGAGAAAAGCAAGAAAAAAGAAATCGTTTCATGGGTTAAAACAATAGGGATTACGCTAGGAATCGCTTTAATTGTACGTGGTATTTTATTTACTCCTTCACTCGTACAAGGTGAGTCTATGATGCCTACTTTAGAAAATAACGAGCGTGTACTTGTAAATAAAATTGGTTTTAACGTACAAGGATTAAATCGTTTTGATATTATTGTTTTTCATGGAAAAGAAGGATATGATTTAGTGAAGCGAGTAATTGGCTTACCAGGAGATACGATTGAATATAAAAACGACGTATTGTACGTGAATGGAAAAGCGGTTGATGAACCATATTTAGCAGATTATAAGGACGAGGTATCGAAAGGGAAATTAACTCCTGATTTTACATTAGAACAAAAAACTGGGAAAACAAAAGTTCCAGAAGGTCAAGTGTTTGTGTTAGGAGATAATCGTCAAGTTTCAAAAGATAGTCGCATGTTTGGTTTTGTTTCTGAAGATCAAATTGTCGGAAAAGGTGAAGCGGTATTTTGGCCGCTGCAACAAGTGAGAGCATTGCATTAA
- a CDS encoding IclR family transcriptional regulator has product MSVNKTAVKTMDILELFYGHEELTLTEMVHQTGMPKTSVYRLIGSLEEMGFLQKTTRGTYRLGLVFLRFGQLVSKRLSVRNIAKPYMKKLRDSLGQAVNLIIQDANEAIYIEKMDGDQPVRVYTEIGRRAPLYAGACPRILLSYFSEDDQMQYIEKVQLQQFADGTIVDKEELQSLLCKAKREGYTISYSELENHTAAIAAPIFASDGSVIAGISISGLEIEYNESTIPNFITKVKETAHQISKELGWIGEKEGI; this is encoded by the coding sequence ATGAGTGTAAATAAAACGGCAGTAAAGACGATGGATATTTTAGAACTATTTTATGGACATGAAGAGCTAACGTTAACGGAAATGGTTCATCAGACGGGAATGCCTAAAACATCTGTATACCGTTTAATTGGTTCGCTTGAAGAAATGGGCTTTTTACAAAAGACAACAAGGGGAACATATAGGCTTGGATTAGTATTTTTAAGGTTCGGTCAACTCGTTTCGAAGCGATTGTCAGTACGAAATATTGCAAAGCCATATATGAAAAAACTTAGAGACTCTCTTGGTCAAGCTGTCAATTTAATTATTCAAGATGCGAATGAGGCAATTTATATTGAAAAAATGGATGGAGATCAACCAGTAAGAGTATACACAGAGATAGGACGGCGAGCTCCTTTATATGCCGGAGCATGTCCGCGTATTTTACTTTCGTATTTTTCGGAAGACGATCAAATGCAGTATATAGAGAAAGTGCAATTACAACAATTTGCAGATGGAACGATAGTGGATAAAGAAGAGTTGCAAAGCCTATTATGTAAGGCTAAAAGAGAAGGATATACGATCAGTTATTCGGAACTTGAGAATCATACAGCTGCAATTGCAGCCCCTATTTTTGCAAGTGATGGTAGTGTAATAGCTGGTATTAGTATTTCGGGATTAGAAATAGAGTATAATGAATCGACAATTCCAAACTTTATTACAAAAGTAAAAGAAACAGCGCATCAAATTTCGAAAGAACTTGGCTGGATAGGTGAAAAGGAAGGTATATGA
- the pxpB gene encoding 5-oxoprolinase subunit PxpB, translating to MKFSALGDQAVVVTFGETIDLDIYENVQNLHRLLKRNPFLGMVECVPSFTSLTVYYDVYKLWRKNERKVVPYEFVCEYMNRLFSHNQNKTQKQYDCISIPVCYGGKYGPDLEEVAAYHGLCANEVIRLHSEVTYFVYMLGFTPGFPYLGGMPKELETPRKQTPRLQITPGSVGIGGSQTGIYPLETPGGWNIIGRTPIALFQPNEEKPTYVQSGMYLRFIPITEEEYLVMEGARK from the coding sequence ATGAAATTTTCAGCACTAGGGGATCAAGCAGTTGTTGTTACGTTTGGAGAAACAATTGATTTGGATATATATGAAAATGTGCAAAATTTACATCGACTATTAAAGAGAAATCCATTTCTTGGAATGGTTGAGTGTGTACCTTCTTTTACTTCTTTAACGGTTTACTATGATGTATATAAGTTATGGAGGAAAAATGAAAGAAAGGTAGTACCATATGAGTTTGTATGTGAATACATGAATCGATTGTTTAGTCATAATCAAAATAAAACACAAAAACAATATGATTGTATTTCAATTCCAGTTTGTTATGGCGGGAAATATGGACCTGATTTAGAAGAAGTTGCGGCGTATCATGGGTTATGTGCAAATGAGGTGATTCGTCTTCATAGTGAAGTGACTTATTTTGTTTATATGTTAGGATTTACACCAGGATTTCCGTATTTGGGTGGTATGCCCAAAGAGCTAGAAACACCTAGAAAACAAACACCACGTCTACAAATAACACCTGGTTCAGTTGGAATTGGTGGAAGTCAAACTGGAATATATCCATTAGAAACACCAGGCGGCTGGAATATTATTGGCCGAACACCGATTGCGTTGTTTCAGCCAAATGAAGAAAAGCCTACATATGTGCAGAGCGGAATGTATTTACGTTTTATCCCAATAACAGAGGAAGAGTACCTGGTTATGGAGGGAGCTAGGAAATGA
- a CDS encoding copper homeostasis protein CutC → MLEVIATCLEDVKQIEKAGGNRIELISAYTEGGLTPSYAFIKKAVKAANIPIHVMIRPHAKSFIYTTEEIEMMKEDILIAQELGAAGVVLGVLNEQNQVDEKNLANLLSVVDGINITFHRAIDEVDDLIGAVKTLRNFEKITHILTSGGQGTIEGNIPVLHEMQRVSKGDIQLIVGSGVTKENIKRLLNETGISEAHVGTAVREGKSCFAEVDQKSVQDLVVLTKSL, encoded by the coding sequence ATGCTCGAAGTCATTGCAACTTGTTTAGAAGATGTGAAGCAAATTGAAAAAGCTGGTGGAAATCGAATTGAGTTAATTTCAGCATATACAGAAGGTGGGTTAACACCAAGTTATGCTTTTATAAAAAAAGCGGTGAAAGCAGCAAACATACCTATCCATGTTATGATTCGTCCCCATGCTAAGTCATTTATATATACAACAGAAGAAATTGAAATGATGAAAGAAGATATTTTAATTGCACAAGAACTTGGTGCAGCAGGTGTTGTTTTAGGTGTATTAAATGAGCAGAATCAAGTTGATGAAAAAAATTTAGCTAATTTATTATCTGTTGTAGATGGGATTAATATCACATTTCATCGTGCGATAGATGAAGTGGATGATCTTATTGGTGCAGTTAAAACATTACGTAATTTTGAAAAAATAACTCATATTTTAACTTCTGGTGGTCAAGGGACGATAGAGGGAAATATACCTGTACTTCATGAAATGCAAAGAGTCAGTAAAGGGGATATCCAGCTCATTGTTGGAAGTGGTGTGACAAAAGAAAATATAAAGCGACTATTGAACGAAACAGGAATTTCAGAAGCACATGTTGGTACTGCAGTCCGAGAAGGTAAATCTTGTTTTGCTGAAGTAGATCAAAAATCTGTACAAGATCTAGTGGTATTAACAAAATCATTATAA